The Punica granatum isolate Tunisia-2019 chromosome 4, ASM765513v2, whole genome shotgun sequence genome has a window encoding:
- the LOC116202883 gene encoding metal transporter Nramp5-like: protein MEMMRGSQSGTERAISSAQGGGGGSGSNRIAAINVDTSSTPTGPVVSINDHNKHFDKDTDHQKPGWRKFLSFVGPGFLVSLAYLDPGNLETDLQAGANHGYELLWVILIGLIFALIIQSLAANLGVSTGKHLSELCKAEYPKFVKYCLWLLAEVAVIAADIPEVIGTAFALNILFNIPVWTGVLITGFSTLLLLGLQRYGVRKLELLIAVLVFIMAACFFGEMSYVKPPASDVLKGMFIPKLNGQGATGDAIALLGALVMPHNLFLHSALVLSRKVPKSVRGINDACRFFLIESGFALLVAFLINVAVISVSGAVCSAKNLLSEDESRCSDLTLNSASFLLQNVLGRSSSTIYAIALLASGQSSTITGTYAGQYIMQGFLDLKMKKWTRNLMTRMIAITPSLIVSIIGGSSGAGRLIIIASMILSFELPFALIPLLKFSSSKTKMGPHVNSIFIIVFSWILGLAIIGINIYYLSTGFVDWLIHNSLPKVANIFVGIIVFPIMAIYILSVIYLTFRRDKVVTFIEPVNHNSAVQAQMEDGVGVVGSDKVHYREDLADIPLPQ, encoded by the exons atggagatgATGAGAGGCTCCCAGTCAGGGACGGAAAGAGCAATTTCGTCCGCTCAGGGAGGCGGCGGTGGCAGCGGAAGCAACCGCATAGCGGCTATTAATGTCGATACCTCCTCGACCCCTACCGGCCCAGTCGTCTCCATCAATGACCACAATAAACACTTCGATAAGGACACGGATCATCAG AAACCGGGATGGAGGAAATTCCTATCATTCGTGGGGCCGGGTTTCTTGGTCTCCCTGGCCTACCTTGACCCCGGCAACT TGGAGACTGATTTACAGGCTGGAGCTAATCATGGATATGAG cTGCTGTGGGTGATATTGATCGGGTTGATATTTGCTCTAATTATCCAGTCACTGGCTGCAAATCTCGGCGTAAGCACCG GGAAGCACCTATCGGAGCTATGCAAGGCAGAGTACCCGAAATTTGTGAAGTATTGCCTGTGGCTGCTTGCAGAAGTTGCAGTCATTGCTGCAGATATTCCTGAAG TGATCGGGACAGCATTCGCATTGAACATATTGTTTAACATTCCGGTGTGGACCGGAGTTCTTATAACCGGTTTCAGCACGCTCTTGCTTCTCGGGCTCCAAAGATACGGA GTGAGGAAGCTAGAGCTGTTAATAGCAGTGCTGGTGTTTATCATGGCTGCATGTTTCTTTGGGGAGATGAGCTACGTGAAGCCGCCGGCATCTGACGTCTTGAAGGGCATGTTCATACCTAAGCTCAATGGCCAGGGCGCCACCGGCGATGCCATCGCCCTTCTCGGTGCACTCGTTATGCC GCACAACCTATTTCTTCACTCGGCTCTGGTTTTGTCCAGGAAAGTACCGAAATCCGTCCGGGGCATCAAT GATGCGTGCCGGTTCTTTCTGATAGAGAGCGGGTTTGCACTGCTGGTGGCGTTTTTAATTAATGTGGCAGTGATCTCAGTATCAGGCGCAGTCTGCTCAGCCAAGAATTTGTTGAGTGAGGATGAGAGTCGCTGCAGCGATCTCACCCTCAATTCGGCATCTTTCCTCCTTCAG AACGTGCTGGGACGATCAAGCTCGACTATATATGCAATTGCATTGCTAGCATCAGGGCAAAGTTCGACCATCACAGGCACTTACGCTGGACAATACATAATGCAG GGGTTTTTGGATCtgaagatgaagaaatggACACGGAACCTAATGACTCGGATGATCGCAATCACGCCTAGCCTTATAGTCTCCATCATTGGCGGATCTTCAGGTGCTGGAAGGCTCATCATCATTGCATCG ATGATTCTGTCTTTCGAGCTCCCATTTGCTCTTATCCCACTCCTTAAATTTAGCAGCAGCAAGACAAAGATGGGCCCCCACGTCAACTCCATATTT ATCATCGTGTTCTCATGGATCCTGGGGCTGGCAATCATCGGAATCAACATCTACTACCTCAGTACAGGGTTTGTGGACTGGCTCATCCACAACAGCTTACCCAAGGTCGCCAACATCTTCGTGGGCATCATCGTGTTCCCCATCATGGCAATTTACATCCTCTCGGTCATTTACTTGACATTTCGTCGCGACAAGGTGGTCACGTTCATTGAACCGGTGAATCACAACTCAGCCGTCCAGGCCCAGATGGAAGACGGTGTTGGCGTCGTGGGCTCGGACAAAGTCCATTACCGGGAGGATTTGGCCGATATTCCGTTACCGCAATAG
- the LOC116202451 gene encoding cyclin-A1-4-like isoform X1, which produces MLTRNRLPVADDACKKAAAAKKRAPLANITNQRDVGSTVSVSSLSSSKILEPCAAKVAKTEPPAITHDKIFSKNASLGSKLNACFLAKNTPLATKDGVTLRVTSCPAKQNVEVEFFTPPTADSPLGNGITDTSPCGSEGTISVSETMSPCDSLETLDFGYSDEEDALSTTSGRRTNKSLHISEEAQTPGNISKTGALLDREMIDEIKLKDPQFCATIACDIYEDLRLSEVRKRPSTDFMEGVQKDITASMRAVLIDWLVEVSEEYQFVPETLFLSVNYIDRYLSGNPVNRQRLQLLGVTCMMIAAKYEEIYAPDVEEFCYISDGTYCKEEVLRMESHVLSYLKFEMTAPTANCFLRWFVWAVHEFREASAIQLECLAHYIAELSLLDCSMLCYAPSLIAASALFLAKFMLSPSKKPWDFGLVCYTLYRPSDLCKCVKALHRLCRNGLESKVTAVRKKYSQHKYKFVAKKYCPPSIPQEFFED; this is translated from the exons ATGCTAACCCGCAACCGTCTTCCGGTAGCTGATGACGCCTGCAAGAAGGCGGCCGCTGCGAAGAAGCGTGCCCCTCTCGCCAACATCACTAACCAAAGGGATGTGGGATCGACCGTCTCTGTTTCGTCTTTGTCGTCGTCGAAGATCTTG GAGCCTTGTGCTGCTAAAGTTGCCAAGACAGAACCGCCCGCCATCACTCATGATAAAATCTTCTCCAAAAATGCATCTTTGGGTTCAAAGTTGAATGCGTGCTTCCTTGCCAAGAACACACCTCTTGCGACAAAAGATGGAGTTACATTGAGAGTGACAAGCTGCCCTGCGAAACAGAATGTAGAGGTTGAGTTTTTCACTCCCCCAACTGCAGATTCTCCTCTTGGAAATGGAATCACGGATACTTCACCTTGTGGGTCAGAAGGCACTATTTCTGTGTCTGAAACCATGTCCCCATGCGATTCTTTAGAAACTCTAGATTTTGGATATagtgatgaagaagatgcTTTGTCTACAACGTCTGGGAGGAGGACTAATAAAAGTCTCCACATATCCGAGGAAGCACAAACTCCAG GGAATATAAGCAAAACGGGCGCACTTTTGGATAGGGAAATGATTGATGAGATTAAGCTCAAGGACCCGCAGTTTTGTGCAACAATTGCTTGTGATATCTATGAGGATTTGCGCTTATCTGAG GTTAGGAAAAGGCCTTCCACGGATTTTATGGAGGGGGTCCAGAAAGACATTACTGCAAGTATGCGTGCAGTACTTATTGATTGGCTAGTGGAG GTTTCTGAAGAGTACCAGTTTGTACCTGAGACGCTCTTTCTCTCTGTAAACTACATTGATCGTTATCTTTCGGGTAATCCAGTGAATAGGCAAAGATTGCAATTGCTAGGTGTCACGTGCATGATGATTGCTGC CAAGTATGAGGAGATTTATGCTCCTGATGTGGAAGAGTTCTGTTACATCTCTGATGGTACATACTGCAAAGAAGAG GTTTTGCGAATGGAATCACATGTGCTGAGCTATCTGAAGTTCGAAATGACTGCACCGACAGCAAATTGCTTCTTGAG GTGGTTTGTCTGGGCTGTTCACGAATTTAGAGAG GCTTCTGCCATCCAGTTGGAGTGTTTGGCCCATTACATTGCTGAGTTATCACTTCTAGACTGTAGCATGCTATGCTATGCTCCATCTTTGATAGCTGCTTCTGCTCTTTTCTTAGCCAAATTCATGCTTTCCCCTTCGAAGAAACCATGG GATTTTGGACTAGTGTGTTACACACTGTACCGACCCTCCGATTTGTGTAAATGTGTCAAAGCACTTCATCGTTTATGCCGAAATGGACTTGAATCAAAAGTTACTGCAGTTAGGAAGAAGTATAGTCAGCATAAG TACAAATTTGTTGCCAAGAAGTACTGCCCACCTTCAATACCTCAGGAGTTTTTCGAAGACTAA
- the LOC116202451 gene encoding cyclin-A1-4-like isoform X2 — translation MLTRNRLPVADDACKKAAAAKKRAPLANITNQRDVGSTVSVSSLSSSKILEPCAAKVAKTEPPAITHDKIFSKNASLGSKLNACFLAKNTPLATKDGVTLRVTSCPAKQNVEVEFFTPPTADSPLGNGITDTSPCGSEGTISVSETMSPCDSLETLDFGYSDEEDALSTTSGRRTNKSLHISEEAQTPGNISKTGALLDREMIDEIKLKDPQFCATIACDIYEDLRLSEVRKRPSTDFMEGVQKDITASMRAVLIDWLVEVSEEYQFVPETLFLSVNYIDRYLSGNPVNRQRLQLLGVTCMMIAAKYEEIYAPDVEEFCYISDGTYCKEEVLRMESHVLSYLKFEMTAPTANCFLRWFVWAVHEFREDFGLVCYTLYRPSDLCKCVKALHRLCRNGLESKVTAVRKKYSQHKYKFVAKKYCPPSIPQEFFED, via the exons ATGCTAACCCGCAACCGTCTTCCGGTAGCTGATGACGCCTGCAAGAAGGCGGCCGCTGCGAAGAAGCGTGCCCCTCTCGCCAACATCACTAACCAAAGGGATGTGGGATCGACCGTCTCTGTTTCGTCTTTGTCGTCGTCGAAGATCTTG GAGCCTTGTGCTGCTAAAGTTGCCAAGACAGAACCGCCCGCCATCACTCATGATAAAATCTTCTCCAAAAATGCATCTTTGGGTTCAAAGTTGAATGCGTGCTTCCTTGCCAAGAACACACCTCTTGCGACAAAAGATGGAGTTACATTGAGAGTGACAAGCTGCCCTGCGAAACAGAATGTAGAGGTTGAGTTTTTCACTCCCCCAACTGCAGATTCTCCTCTTGGAAATGGAATCACGGATACTTCACCTTGTGGGTCAGAAGGCACTATTTCTGTGTCTGAAACCATGTCCCCATGCGATTCTTTAGAAACTCTAGATTTTGGATATagtgatgaagaagatgcTTTGTCTACAACGTCTGGGAGGAGGACTAATAAAAGTCTCCACATATCCGAGGAAGCACAAACTCCAG GGAATATAAGCAAAACGGGCGCACTTTTGGATAGGGAAATGATTGATGAGATTAAGCTCAAGGACCCGCAGTTTTGTGCAACAATTGCTTGTGATATCTATGAGGATTTGCGCTTATCTGAG GTTAGGAAAAGGCCTTCCACGGATTTTATGGAGGGGGTCCAGAAAGACATTACTGCAAGTATGCGTGCAGTACTTATTGATTGGCTAGTGGAG GTTTCTGAAGAGTACCAGTTTGTACCTGAGACGCTCTTTCTCTCTGTAAACTACATTGATCGTTATCTTTCGGGTAATCCAGTGAATAGGCAAAGATTGCAATTGCTAGGTGTCACGTGCATGATGATTGCTGC CAAGTATGAGGAGATTTATGCTCCTGATGTGGAAGAGTTCTGTTACATCTCTGATGGTACATACTGCAAAGAAGAG GTTTTGCGAATGGAATCACATGTGCTGAGCTATCTGAAGTTCGAAATGACTGCACCGACAGCAAATTGCTTCTTGAG GTGGTTTGTCTGGGCTGTTCACGAATTTAGAGAG GATTTTGGACTAGTGTGTTACACACTGTACCGACCCTCCGATTTGTGTAAATGTGTCAAAGCACTTCATCGTTTATGCCGAAATGGACTTGAATCAAAAGTTACTGCAGTTAGGAAGAAGTATAGTCAGCATAAG TACAAATTTGTTGCCAAGAAGTACTGCCCACCTTCAATACCTCAGGAGTTTTTCGAAGACTAA